Proteins encoded in a region of the Campylobacter geochelonis genome:
- a CDS encoding M16 family metallopeptidase — translation MKKILLIIFFSVFCFGLENDKNLISGELDNGLKYYLYQNQTPKNSINLILNIKAGSTDENENERGIAHFVEHMAFNGTDDFDKNELIKELESLGVKFGADLNAATSFDRTYYTLTIKNDDKTIKKALKVISNLGFKVKFNKDDLEAEKGVIVSEEKSRKNALTRISDQSLPYYFKDSIYAKRLPIGDMDVVRGATPKLMRGFYIRYYQPKNAYLAVVGDFNESKMQALIKESLSDIKGAKPAKKIEKNIGFFNKLVVFNPNDKEITNSHIKVFFEANASVKNSYKEFENDYKDSFISELFGLMNDSRRAKNESLLSTNFFAMNLYNKKELNGFYTNVINDDFNASLKDAFSLIKQVSEFGFDKGDFESVKSSLLSQNKTNYDRSKSRDNHVIMWQILSFLNSQTTFLSPQDSYEMGKKIISSITLEELNSYFKKIVSSKGVLVEIVSKEPVSINKDDILKIQKNATAKKSEEKKLPTSLLSTNLKVKKPINSSVDKKNLVYFYEFENGAKVIFKQIDTKKDNIVFNAVKKGGFSNIDDLKMANFAINLSNGSGIGKFNDYEVSKITAAQMFNYSKFINKTSLGYSGSSSIKDLENLLKALYVDFSSPKIDSTYFSVYQKLAIDALKTNEQNPEYKFAKEFNDFFYKNSQKMKFADENDIKNMNLKKQRAFLNDNYKNAGEYYFIFVGDMKSDDFIKIAQKYIGNLKGEKKIGEILDDGVKSIDGKHKFKRNYLQEDVSKTTIYIKTDKLKFSPKNAISLDLATEVLNTLMREKIREKDGMVYGIYADSKIEKEPFKESFTQISFTSDVENVDKIVKNVKQLIGCLKSDFKDEKELESIKKIKQVQLEKSYQNPNFWLNMLTTSAIYNEHIFSYDEYINLINSVTLKDIKDIVNLAFDLDNFIISTLEKK, via the coding sequence ATGAAAAAAATTTTATTAATTATCTTTTTTAGTGTGTTTTGTTTTGGGCTTGAAAATGATAAAAATTTAATATCAGGCGAACTTGATAATGGTTTAAAATACTATCTTTACCAAAACCAAACTCCTAAAAATAGTATAAATTTAATCCTAAATATCAAAGCCGGTTCAACAGATGAAAATGAAAATGAGCGGGGTATTGCCCATTTTGTCGAGCATATGGCGTTTAACGGCACTGATGACTTTGATAAAAACGAGCTTATAAAAGAGCTTGAAAGCCTTGGAGTTAAATTTGGAGCTGATTTAAACGCGGCAACTAGCTTTGATAGAACCTACTATACGCTAACGATAAAAAATGATGATAAAACGATAAAAAAAGCTTTGAAAGTTATATCAAATTTAGGCTTTAAAGTTAAATTTAATAAAGATGATTTAGAAGCTGAAAAGGGCGTTATCGTATCAGAAGAGAAAAGCAGGAAAAACGCCTTAACTAGGATAAGTGATCAATCACTTCCTTATTATTTTAAAGATAGCATATATGCAAAACGCCTGCCAATCGGCGATATGGACGTTGTTAGAGGTGCTACGCCAAAGCTTATGAGAGGATTTTACATAAGGTATTATCAGCCAAAAAACGCTTATTTAGCAGTGGTTGGAGACTTTAATGAGAGTAAAATGCAGGCTTTGATTAAAGAGAGTTTAAGCGATATAAAAGGGGCAAAGCCGGCAAAAAAAATAGAAAAAAATATAGGCTTTTTTAACAAACTCGTAGTCTTTAACCCAAATGATAAAGAGATAACAAACAGCCACATAAAGGTCTTTTTCGAAGCAAATGCAAGTGTAAAAAATAGCTATAAAGAGTTTGAAAATGACTATAAAGATAGTTTTATAAGTGAGCTTTTTGGACTTATGAATGATAGTAGAAGAGCTAAAAATGAGTCGCTTTTAAGCACGAATTTTTTTGCTATGAATTTGTATAACAAAAAAGAGTTAAACGGCTTTTATACAAATGTTATAAATGATGATTTTAACGCTAGTTTAAAAGATGCTTTTTCTTTAATTAAGCAAGTTAGTGAATTTGGCTTTGATAAAGGGGATTTTGAGTCTGTAAAAAGCAGCCTTTTAAGCCAAAATAAGACAAATTACGATAGAAGCAAAAGTAGAGATAATCATGTGATAATGTGGCAAATTTTATCATTTCTAAACTCACAAACAACCTTTTTAAGCCCACAAGATAGTTATGAAATGGGTAAAAAGATAATCTCAAGCATAACTTTAGAAGAGCTAAATTCATACTTTAAAAAGATTGTATCATCAAAAGGGGTTTTGGTTGAAATCGTATCAAAAGAGCCGGTTTCTATAAACAAAGATGATATTTTAAAAATCCAAAAAAATGCAACCGCTAAAAAAAGTGAAGAAAAAAAGCTTCCAACTTCGCTTTTAAGCACAAATTTAAAGGTGAAAAAACCGATAAATTCAAGCGTTGATAAGAAAAATTTAGTATATTTTTATGAGTTTGAAAATGGCGCAAAAGTTATCTTTAAACAAATCGATACTAAAAAAGACAACATAGTTTTTAACGCGGTTAAAAAAGGTGGATTTAGTAACATTGATGATCTAAAGATGGCAAATTTTGCTATAAATTTATCAAACGGCAGTGGAATTGGTAAATTTAACGACTATGAAGTTAGCAAAATCACAGCCGCACAGATGTTTAACTACTCTAAATTTATCAACAAAACCTCGCTTGGATATAGCGGAAGCAGTAGCATAAAAGACTTAGAAAACTTGCTAAAAGCACTTTATGTAGATTTTAGCTCGCCTAAAATCGATAGCACATATTTTTCTGTTTATCAAAAGCTAGCCATTGATGCACTAAAAACAAATGAGCAAAATCCAGAGTATAAATTTGCAAAAGAGTTTAACGACTTTTTTTATAAAAACAGCCAAAAGATGAAATTTGCAGATGAAAATGATATCAAAAATATGAATTTAAAAAAGCAAAGAGCGTTTTTAAATGATAATTATAAAAATGCTGGCGAGTATTATTTTATCTTTGTTGGAGATATGAAAAGTGACGATTTTATCAAAATTGCGCAAAAATATATAGGAAATTTAAAAGGCGAGAAAAAAATAGGCGAAATTTTAGATGATGGCGTAAAAAGCATAGATGGAAAGCATAAATTTAAAAGAAATTACTTGCAAGAAGATGTTTCTAAAACTACTATTTACATAAAAACCGATAAGCTTAAATTTAGTCCTAAAAACGCCATTTCGCTTGATTTAGCCACTGAAGTTTTGAATACTTTGATGAGAGAGAAAATTAGAGAAAAAGATGGTATGGTTTATGGGATTTATGCAGACTCTAAGATAGAAAAAGAGCCATTTAAAGAGAGCTTTACTCAGATAAGTTTTACAAGCGATGTAGAAAATGTAGATAAGATAGTAAAAAACGTAAAACAGCTCATAGGCTGTTTAAAGAGCGATTTTAAAGATGAAAAAGAGCTTGAAAGTATCAAAAAAATAAAACAAGTCCAACTAGAAAAAAGCTATCAAAATCCAAATTTCTGGCTTAACATGCTAACAACGAGTGCTATTTATAACGAGCATATTTTTAGTTATGATGAGTATATAAATTTAATAAATTCTGTAACTTTAAAAGATATAAAAGATATAGTAAATTTAGCGTTTGATTTGGATAACTTTATTATTTCAACGCTTGAGAAAAAGTAA
- the glnA gene encoding type I glutamate--ammonia ligase, with protein sequence MGKFVKNINDFFKFCDENEVAFVDFRFTDMKGTWHHVSYTYKRLAKDFDKGIPFDGSSIDAWQPIDKSDMMLIPDVQTAFLDPFTADVTIVVICDVYDIYKGQMYEKCPRSIAKKAEQFLVETGIGDTCYFGPENEFFIFDDVKIVDSMNYAMYHVDSEEGSWNSGKEYKDGYNTGHRPGAKGGYFPCQPVDSMVDLRAEMIQVLEQIGLETFVVHHEVAQGQGEIGVKFGTLVEAADNVQKYKYVVKMVAHLNGKTATFMPKPLYGDNGSGMHVHQSIWKNGKNTFYKKGEYANLSDEARWYIGGVLKHARSVAAFTNPSTNSYKRLIPGFEAPSILTYSSQNRSASIRIPYGSGENSVRAEMRFPDSTACPYLAFAALLLAGIDGIKNKYEPIGPMDINLFELTLDEIREKGIEQLPHTLRGSLEAVIRDNEYLKPVMSELFIKTYQHFKFETQVWPYEARPTAFEFATCYSC encoded by the coding sequence ATGGGAAAATTTGTTAAAAACATCAATGATTTTTTTAAATTTTGTGATGAAAATGAGGTTGCTTTTGTTGATTTTCGTTTTACCGATATGAAAGGAACTTGGCATCACGTATCTTATACTTATAAAAGATTAGCCAAAGATTTTGACAAAGGCATACCATTTGATGGTAGCAGTATAGATGCGTGGCAACCGATAGATAAATCAGATATGATGCTTATCCCAGATGTACAAACAGCCTTTTTAGATCCATTTACAGCTGATGTTACAATCGTTGTTATATGTGATGTTTATGATATTTATAAAGGTCAAATGTATGAAAAATGTCCTAGATCAATCGCTAAAAAAGCAGAACAATTCCTTGTAGAAACTGGCATTGGGGATACTTGTTACTTTGGCCCTGAAAATGAATTTTTTATCTTTGATGATGTTAAGATAGTTGATTCTATGAACTATGCGATGTATCATGTAGATAGCGAAGAGGGCTCTTGGAATAGTGGCAAAGAGTATAAAGATGGCTATAACACAGGTCATAGACCAGGAGCAAAGGGTGGATATTTTCCTTGCCAGCCAGTAGATAGCATGGTTGATTTAAGGGCTGAAATGATACAAGTACTAGAGCAAATCGGACTTGAAACCTTTGTCGTTCATCACGAAGTAGCACAAGGTCAAGGAGAAATCGGAGTTAAATTTGGCACTTTAGTTGAGGCTGCTGATAACGTTCAAAAGTATAAATATGTCGTTAAAATGGTCGCTCATTTAAATGGCAAAACAGCAACTTTCATGCCAAAACCACTATATGGCGATAACGGAAGCGGAATGCACGTGCATCAATCAATCTGGAAAAATGGCAAAAATACATTTTATAAAAAAGGCGAATACGCAAATTTAAGCGACGAGGCTAGATGGTATATAGGTGGTGTTTTAAAACATGCTAGAAGTGTAGCTGCCTTTACAAACCCAAGCACAAATAGCTATAAACGCCTAATTCCAGGCTTTGAAGCGCCGAGTATTTTAACATATTCTAGTCAAAATCGTTCAGCTTCTATTAGAATCCCTTATGGAAGTGGTGAAAACTCAGTTAGAGCTGAGATGCGTTTCCCCGATAGTACAGCTTGCCCATATTTAGCCTTTGCAGCGCTACTTTTAGCTGGAATTGATGGGATTAAAAACAAATATGAGCCAATTGGCCCAATGGATATAAATTTATTTGAGCTAACACTTGATGAAATCCGTGAAAAAGGAATCGAGCAACTTCCTCACACTTTACGTGGTTCGCTTGAAGCGGTTATTAGAGATAATGAATACTTAAAACCTGTAATGAGTGAGCTGTTTATCAAGACTTATCAACACTTTAAATTTGAAACTCAAGTTTGGCCTTATGAGGCTAGACCTACTGCGTTTGAGTTTGCTACTTGCTACTCATGCTAG
- a CDS encoding peptidase U32 family protein, with product MKKVELLSPAGNLTKLKIALEYGADAVYASMGNFSLRQRSAKEFDLESFSEGVKLTHEKGKKFYATVNGFPFNMQIEGIKKHIQTLKELEVDAMIIATPGVMALAKEIAPQIEIHLSTQANVMNYLDAKIYHQMGASRIVAAREMSLKDAIKIKEMVPNLEIEIFVHGSMCFAYSGRCLVSAVQSGRFSNRGSCANDCRFNYELYAKSPENGALFRLEENEGGTYIMNSKDLNLGTHIEKIMQTDAIDSFKIEGRTKSEYYVACATRAYRMAIDDAMAGKFDPSKYEKELNSLANRGFTDGYLIHKPYERKSTQSLDIQMEDGTHQVHAISEDGEVFKTKHRIDLNTPYEIVAPLNSQICEVENEIGRVYSQNGLNLIEFKKLTTKTGKEFSDIHSGNLNEIILPVKLPNFTFLRKEI from the coding sequence ATGAAAAAAGTTGAGTTATTAAGCCCAGCAGGAAATCTTACAAAACTAAAAATCGCTTTAGAGTATGGAGCGGACGCGGTTTATGCGAGTATGGGAAATTTTTCGCTTCGCCAAAGAAGCGCTAAGGAATTTGACTTAGAAAGCTTTAGCGAAGGCGTTAAACTAACGCACGAAAAGGGTAAGAAATTTTATGCTACGGTTAATGGATTTCCTTTTAATATGCAAATTGAAGGGATTAAAAAACATATCCAAACCCTAAAAGAGCTAGAAGTCGATGCGATGATAATAGCAACTCCTGGAGTTATGGCTTTGGCTAAAGAGATTGCGCCACAGATTGAAATTCATCTTTCAACTCAAGCAAACGTTATGAACTATCTTGATGCTAAAATTTACCATCAAATGGGTGCTTCGCGTATAGTTGCAGCTCGCGAAATGAGCCTAAAAGATGCGATAAAAATCAAAGAAATGGTTCCAAATTTAGAGATTGAAATTTTTGTGCATGGTTCAATGTGTTTTGCATATAGTGGACGTTGTTTAGTCTCAGCCGTGCAAAGTGGACGGTTTTCAAACAGAGGAAGTTGTGCAAATGACTGCAGGTTTAACTATGAGTTATATGCTAAAAGCCCAGAAAATGGAGCTTTGTTTCGCTTAGAAGAAAACGAAGGCGGAACATATATAATGAACTCAAAAGATTTAAATTTAGGCACTCATATTGAAAAAATCATGCAAACAGACGCTATCGATAGCTTTAAAATCGAGGGAAGAACAAAAAGCGAGTATTATGTAGCGTGCGCAACAAGAGCTTATAGAATGGCTATTGATGATGCTATGGCTGGTAAATTTGACCCATCAAAGTATGAAAAAGAGCTAAACTCACTAGCAAATCGTGGCTTTACTGATGGATATCTTATCCACAAACCATATGAGCGAAAAAGCACACAAAGTTTGGATATACAAATGGAAGATGGAACTCATCAAGTTCACGCTATTAGCGAAGATGGCGAGGTTTTTAAGACAAAACACCGAATAGATTTAAACACACCTTATGAGATAGTTGCGCCACTAAATAGCCAAATTTGTGAAGTTGAAAACGAAATAGGGCGAGTTTATAGTCAAAATGGGCTAAATTTAATCGAATTTAAAAAGCTTACAACCAAAACAGGAAAAGAGTTTAGCGATATCCATAGTGGTAACTTAAATGAGATAATTTTGCCAGTTAAGTTGCCAAATTTTACATTTTTAAGAAAAGAAATTTAA
- the purE gene encoding 5-(carboxyamino)imidazole ribonucleotide mutase has protein sequence MKECKFVSIIMGSKSDYDVVNEAVKVLEKFGVAYELIVSSAHRSPERTAKYIKEAEAKGAQVFICAAGMAAHLAGVVCSKTLKPVLGIPVGGGALNGVDALYSTVQMPGGMPVGTLAIGKAGAKNAAYLAVQILSLSNLELASKLKEDREAMVRAVEEDSAKIEVLIKGE, from the coding sequence ATGAAAGAGTGCAAATTTGTTTCCATTATCATGGGAAGCAAGAGCGATTACGATGTGGTAAATGAAGCGGTCAAAGTCTTAGAAAAATTTGGTGTGGCGTATGAACTTATCGTTAGTTCAGCTCACAGAAGCCCAGAGCGAACGGCTAAATATATAAAAGAAGCAGAAGCTAAAGGTGCGCAAGTTTTTATCTGTGCAGCGGGCATGGCAGCGCATTTAGCTGGAGTTGTATGTTCAAAAACGCTTAAACCAGTTTTAGGAATTCCAGTTGGTGGTGGCGCTTTAAATGGCGTGGACGCGCTTTACTCAACTGTTCAAATGCCAGGCGGAATGCCAGTTGGAACTTTGGCTATCGGTAAAGCAGGAGCTAAAAATGCAGCTTATCTAGCGGTGCAAATTTTGTCTTTATCGAATTTAGAACTTGCTAGCAAACTCAAAGAAGATAGAGAAGCGATGGTAAGAGCGGTTGAGGAAGACTCAGCTAAAATTGAAGTTTTGATTAAGGGTGAGTGA
- the glyQ gene encoding glycine--tRNA ligase subunit alpha, protein MTFSQIILTLQNYWSEQGCLIVQPYDMPAGAGTYHQATFLRSLGKKPWAAAYVAPSRRPTDGRYGENPNRLGAYYQFQALIKPSPDNIQELYLKSLERLGFDLSKHDIRFVEDNWESPTLGAWGLGWEVWLDGMEVTQFTYFQQVGGIACELVSAEVTYGLERLAMYLQDVDNVYDIVWDKKDGRVVTYGDVHKQGEYEFSKYNFEIADVDMLFNQFENCFKECKHILEYGLSLPAYDYCMLAAHTFNVLDARGAISVTQRQDYILKIRELAKSCALAYAKSQEEK, encoded by the coding sequence ATGACATTTTCTCAAATTATTTTAACACTACAAAATTACTGGAGCGAGCAAGGTTGTCTTATCGTTCAACCTTATGATATGCCAGCAGGCGCTGGAACTTATCATCAAGCGACTTTTTTAAGAAGCCTTGGTAAAAAACCGTGGGCAGCAGCGTATGTTGCACCTTCTCGTCGCCCAACCGATGGAAGATATGGCGAAAATCCAAACAGGCTTGGAGCTTACTATCAGTTTCAAGCTTTAATCAAGCCAAGTCCAGATAACATCCAAGAGCTTTATCTAAAAAGTTTAGAAAGGCTCGGATTTGATTTAAGCAAACACGACATTCGTTTTGTAGAAGATAACTGGGAAAGCCCAACGCTTGGTGCGTGGGGGTTAGGTTGGGAAGTTTGGCTTGATGGCATGGAAGTTACTCAGTTTACATACTTTCAACAAGTTGGCGGAATCGCTTGCGAGCTAGTAAGCGCCGAGGTTACTTACGGGCTAGAACGCCTTGCGATGTATCTTCAAGATGTGGATAATGTCTATGATATCGTGTGGGATAAAAAAGATGGTAGAGTTGTAACTTATGGCGATGTGCATAAACAAGGCGAGTATGAGTTTTCAAAATATAACTTTGAAATCGCCGATGTGGATATGCTTTTTAACCAGTTTGAAAACTGTTTTAAAGAGTGCAAGCATATTTTAGAATATGGGCTAAGTCTTCCTGCGTATGATTACTGTATGTTAGCAGCTCACACTTTTAACGTACTTGACGCAAGAGGGGCAATTAGCGTAACGCAACGACAAGATTATATCTTAAAAATTCGCGAACTAGCAAAGAGTTGCGCGTTAGCTTATGCTAAATCTCAAGAAGAAAAATAG
- a CDS encoding Nif3-like dinuclear metal center hexameric protein has product MKIREIYQILDQLAPFQAQEEWDNSGLLVGSMDDEFKGIYASLDLDLNLVKNAKPNSLFITHHPLIFKGLKRFDGVSYPTKLLKEMIKKDIKLISMHTNYDKFILNKFVAKEVLAYKITKVQDFLVFMEVDMSFDELIADIKAKFNIANLRTVRVKEHIKTIALCTGSGADLLGSFEVDCFLTGDLKYHSALESLENGISIIDINHYESELFFADSLAKNLQKNKIEVIISNSINPFTYS; this is encoded by the coding sequence ATGAAAATTCGTGAAATTTATCAAATTTTAGATCAGTTAGCACCATTTCAAGCTCAAGAAGAGTGGGATAACTCTGGACTTTTGGTTGGAAGTATGGATGATGAGTTTAAAGGCATTTATGCTAGTTTGGATTTGGATTTAAATTTAGTTAAAAACGCTAAGCCAAATTCACTTTTTATAACACATCATCCGCTGATTTTCAAGGGTTTAAAGCGTTTTGATGGAGTAAGTTACCCAACAAAACTACTTAAAGAGATGATAAAAAAAGATATAAAACTTATATCTATGCATACAAATTATGATAAATTTATATTAAATAAATTCGTAGCAAAAGAGGTTTTAGCTTATAAAATCACAAAAGTGCAAGATTTTTTAGTTTTTATGGAAGTTGATATGAGCTTTGATGAGCTTATAGCTGATATAAAGGCTAAATTTAACATAGCAAATTTACGAACAGTTAGGGTAAAAGAGCATATAAAAACCATAGCACTTTGCACTGGAAGTGGGGCAGATCTGCTTGGAAGTTTTGAGGTGGACTGCTTTTTAACAGGAGATTTAAAATATCACAGCGCACTTGAGAGTTTAGAAAATGGCATTAGTATTATAGATATAAACCACTATGAGAGCGAGCTCTTTTTTGCGGACTCTTTAGCAAAAAATTTGCAAAAAAACAAAATTGAAGTTATAATATCAAATTCAATAAATCCATTCACCTATAGTTAA
- a CDS encoding zinc ribbon domain-containing protein, translated as MNKYLEQLVELSEYDKNIDSFIPKIESIEKNLNAKKEEIEATNKDIEKVLEEIADLKSQISNTNAHIAEFSSKIKDTGKKSSSVKTEREVKALNLEENLAKEQLNAANEDIARLEKVASVKEDIKKELNTKLEEFKNALEEINKSTQKERDEIEVQRNEICEKKNALLKEMDQKILTFYEKIRKWAGNTAVVPVRKQACYGCFMSINDKTYLSVIRSDDIITCPHCGRILYKETEAE; from the coding sequence ATGAACAAATATTTAGAGCAACTTGTTGAACTTTCAGAATATGATAAAAATATCGATAGTTTTATCCCAAAAATCGAGAGTATCGAGAAGAATTTAAACGCTAAAAAAGAAGAAATCGAAGCTACAAATAAAGACATAGAAAAAGTTTTAGAAGAGATAGCAGACTTAAAAAGCCAAATTTCAAACACAAACGCGCATATAGCTGAGTTTTCATCAAAAATCAAAGATACGGGCAAAAAAAGCTCATCTGTAAAAACAGAAAGAGAAGTTAAAGCTTTAAATCTTGAAGAAAACCTTGCAAAAGAGCAGTTAAACGCAGCAAATGAAGATATAGCAAGACTTGAAAAAGTAGCTTCAGTAAAAGAAGATATAAAAAAAGAGTTAAACACAAAGCTTGAAGAGTTTAAAAATGCTTTAGAAGAGATTAATAAAAGCACTCAAAAAGAGCGCGATGAAATAGAAGTGCAAAGAAACGAAATTTGTGAAAAGAAAAATGCTCTTTTAAAAGAGATGGATCAAAAAATTCTAACATTTTATGAAAAAATTCGTAAATGGGCAGGCAACACAGCAGTAGTTCCTGTTAGAAAACAAGCGTGTTATGGCTGTTTTATGTCGATAAATGACAAAACATACCTTTCAGTTATAAGAAGCGATGACATTATCACTTGTCCACATTGTGGCAGAATTCTCTACAAAGAGACAGAAGCTGAGTGA
- the waaA gene encoding lipid IV(A) 3-deoxy-D-manno-octulosonic acid transferase, translated as MIYNIFCFIIWLISLPFLVILAFKKKYRKSIPARFFLFKNPPFKPCDVHFHACSLGEVNSIINLASKFDKIALTTTTQTGFNKAVSSYKESRFLPFELFLPLWLKKSKVLVVFEAELWLNLVRYAKKNGSYVILLNARISDKSYKRYKKFSFYYKKIFNNIDLVLAQSELDEERLKELGARCTKVVGNVKSANFTKPSKNYAKFSQKLIVIASTHEGEEEKILSNLEFKDDFKIILAPRHPERFNQVDEICKEYTSKFNISYEKFSSNLGLKSDFILLDTLGELVNFYKIADVVVLGGSFIKGVGGHNPIEIAQFNTPLINGEFIDNQKALFCLVEGVNFSNLSNLNELLNMHLNPTNIVQMCDIKAIENIIKEKI; from the coding sequence GTGATTTATAATATATTTTGCTTCATAATTTGGCTAATTTCACTTCCATTTTTAGTGATTTTAGCCTTTAAAAAAAAATATAGAAAAAGCATTCCTGCTAGATTTTTTTTATTTAAAAACCCACCATTTAAGCCTTGCGATGTTCATTTTCACGCGTGCAGTTTAGGAGAGGTAAATTCAATCATAAATTTAGCGTCCAAATTTGATAAAATCGCGCTAACTACGACAACGCAGACTGGGTTTAACAAAGCAGTAAGTTCTTATAAAGAAAGCAGGTTTTTGCCTTTTGAGCTTTTTTTGCCTTTGTGGCTTAAAAAGTCAAAAGTTTTGGTCGTTTTTGAAGCTGAACTTTGGCTAAATTTAGTAAGATATGCTAAGAAAAATGGCTCATATGTGATATTGCTAAATGCTAGAATTAGCGATAAATCTTATAAAAGATATAAAAAATTTAGCTTTTATTATAAGAAAATTTTTAACAACATCGACTTAGTTTTAGCTCAAAGTGAGCTTGATGAAGAGCGCTTAAAAGAGCTTGGAGCAAGGTGTACTAAAGTAGTTGGAAATGTAAAAAGTGCAAATTTTACCAAACCTAGCAAAAACTATGCTAAATTTAGCCAAAAGCTTATTGTTATAGCTAGCACACATGAAGGCGAAGAGGAAAAAATTTTATCAAATTTAGAGTTTAAAGATGATTTTAAAATCATCCTAGCGCCAAGGCACCCAGAAAGATTTAATCAAGTTGATGAAATTTGTAAAGAGTATACGAGTAAATTTAACATATCTTATGAGAAATTCTCATCAAATTTAGGGCTTAAATCAGACTTTATACTTCTTGATACTTTGGGCGAGCTTGTAAATTTTTATAAAATCGCCGATGTTGTAGTGCTTGGCGGAAGCTTTATAAAAGGCGTTGGCGGGCATAATCCTATAGAAATCGCACAGTTTAACACGCCTTTAATAAACGGCGAGTTTATAGATAATCAAAAGGCGCTTTTTTGCTTAGTTGAGGGTGTAAATTTTAGCAATTTATCAAATTTAAACGAGCTTTTAAATATGCATTTAAATCCAACAAACATAGTTCAAATGTGCGATATAAAAGCCATAGAAAACATAATCAAGGAAAAAATATGA
- a CDS encoding pseudouridine synthase family protein, which produces MSKEKAYKLLAIQEGISNNEAKDLIDDGLVSLHGEKLSIARGLVDTKAKFSVQKIAKPAVIFQDENIMAINKPPFITSEKIATMFKFELLNRLDKETSGVLLLVKNDEFKEEAIKEFKKLNVEKIYIAVVNGIVSEEISVDEPILTIKGKGGAISKISPLGKTALSKIHPIMVSGKKSLVKVVIKTGRTHQIRVHLASLGYGVIGDEKYGKNRSKRMFLHAYKTSLLGYEFIAPLADFSFNEFGFEISKNMKF; this is translated from the coding sequence ATGAGTAAAGAAAAAGCATACAAGCTTTTAGCCATTCAAGAAGGAATTTCAAACAACGAAGCGAAAGATTTAATCGATGATGGTTTGGTGTCTTTGCATGGCGAAAAGCTAAGCATAGCAAGAGGATTAGTCGATACAAAGGCTAAATTTAGTGTGCAAAAGATAGCAAAACCAGCTGTGATTTTTCAAGACGAAAACATCATGGCTATTAACAAGCCGCCATTTATCACTAGTGAGAAAATCGCTACTATGTTTAAATTTGAACTTTTAAACCGCCTTGATAAAGAGACAAGTGGCGTTTTGCTTTTGGTTAAAAATGATGAGTTTAAAGAAGAGGCGATAAAAGAGTTTAAAAAACTAAATGTTGAAAAAATCTACATCGCAGTAGTAAATGGTATAGTAAGCGAAGAGATTAGCGTAGATGAGCCTATTTTGACGATTAAAGGTAAGGGCGGCGCGATTTCTAAAATCTCACCACTTGGTAAAACTGCGCTTAGTAAAATTCATCCGATTATGGTAAGTGGCAAAAAATCTTTAGTAAAAGTTGTTATAAAAACAGGCAGAACTCACCAGATAAGAGTGCATTTAGCAAGCCTTGGATATGGGGTGATTGGCGATGAAAAGTATGGTAAAAACCGCTCAAAAAGAATGTTTTTACACGCTTATAAAACTTCGTTGCTAGGTTATGAGTTTATCGCACCTTTGGCTGATTTTAGCTTTAATGAATTTGGTTTTGAAATTTCAAAAAATATGAAATTTTAA